Proteins from one Rosa chinensis cultivar Old Blush chromosome 7, RchiOBHm-V2, whole genome shotgun sequence genomic window:
- the LOC112179959 gene encoding keratinocyte proline-rich protein-like isoform X1, which yields MGEKKVTIMILKVDLQCEKCYRKVKKVLCKFPQIRDQMYDEKNNQVIIKVVCCCPEKIRDKLCCKGGGAIKSIEIKEPEKPKPPSPAPKPAPAPAPKPAPAPAPAPKPAPKPAPAPAGVPACPRRPVNPCCMDCYGGRHGGPCETGYGAPAPPPAPKPSPAPVPVPPCRPRPVNPCCMDCYEGRPGGPCETGYGHRWPAPYTQYDGYYGRPVYDSYGGGRSYCVTRPHCFSEENPQGCAIM from the exons ATGGGGGAAAAGAAG GTGACTATAATGATTCTGAAGGTAGACCTTCAGTGTGAAAAATGCTACAGGAAGGTCAAGAAAGTCCTCTGTAAATTCCCTC AAATACGAGACCAGATGTACGACGAGAAGAACAACCAGGTGATCATCAAAGTGGTCTGCTGCTGTCCCGAAAAGATCAGGGACAAGCTATGCTGCAAAGGAGGTGGCGCCATTAAGAGCATCGAGATCAAAGAGCCCGAGAAGCCCAAGCCTCCTTCTCCGGCTCCGAAACCTGCTCCGGCTCCGGCTCCAAAACCTGCTCCGGCTCCGGCTCCGGCTCCGAAACCTGCTCCGAAACCGGCTCCGGCTCCGGCGGGGGTACCTGCTTGCCCTCGGCGGCCGGTGAACCCGTGTTGTATGGATTGTTACGGAGGGCGTCATGGTGGTCCCTGCGAAACTGGGTACGGTGCTCCGGCTCCACCTCCTGCTCCGAAACCTTCTCCGGCTCCTGTGCCGGTTCCTCCTTGCCGTCCGCGGCCGGTGAACCCGTGTTGTATGGATTGTTACGAAGGGCGTCCTGGTGGTCCCTGCGAAACTGGGTATGGTCACAGATGGCCTGCCCCTTACACACAGTACGATGGCTACTATGGAAGGCCGGTCTATGATAGTTACGGCGGTGGGAGGAGTTACTGCGTGACCCGCCCCCATTGTTTCAGTGAAGAAAATCCCCAAGGGTGCGCAATCATGTAA
- the LOC112179959 gene encoding protein PYRICULARIA ORYZAE RESISTANCE 21-like isoform X2, whose product MGEKKVTIMILKVDLQCEKCYRKVKKVLCKFPQIRDQMYDEKNNQVIIKVVCCCPEKIRDKLCCKGGGAIKSIEIKEPEKPKPPSPAPKPAPAPAPKPAPAPAPAPKPAPKPAPAPAGVPACPRRPVNPCCMDCYGGRHGGPCETGYGAPAPVPVPPCRPRPVNPCCMDCYEGRPGGPCETGYGHRWPAPYTQYDGYYGRPVYDSYGGGRSYCVTRPHCFSEENPQGCAIM is encoded by the exons ATGGGGGAAAAGAAG GTGACTATAATGATTCTGAAGGTAGACCTTCAGTGTGAAAAATGCTACAGGAAGGTCAAGAAAGTCCTCTGTAAATTCCCTC AAATACGAGACCAGATGTACGACGAGAAGAACAACCAGGTGATCATCAAAGTGGTCTGCTGCTGTCCCGAAAAGATCAGGGACAAGCTATGCTGCAAAGGAGGTGGCGCCATTAAGAGCATCGAGATCAAAGAGCCCGAGAAGCCCAAGCCTCCTTCTCCGGCTCCGAAACCTGCTCCGGCTCCGGCTCCAAAACCTGCTCCGGCTCCGGCTCCGGCTCCGAAACCTGCTCCGAAACCGGCTCCGGCTCCGGCGGGGGTACCTGCTTGCCCTCGGCGGCCGGTGAACCCGTGTTGTATGGATTGTTACGGAGGGCGTCATGGTGGTCCCTGCGAAACTGGGTACGGTG CTCCGGCTCCTGTGCCGGTTCCTCCTTGCCGTCCGCGGCCGGTGAACCCGTGTTGTATGGATTGTTACGAAGGGCGTCCTGGTGGTCCCTGCGAAACTGGGTATGGTCACAGATGGCCTGCCCCTTACACACAGTACGATGGCTACTATGGAAGGCCGGTCTATGATAGTTACGGCGGTGGGAGGAGTTACTGCGTGACCCGCCCCCATTGTTTCAGTGAAGAAAATCCCCAAGGGTGCGCAATCATGTAA